The Vicinamibacterales bacterium genome contains a region encoding:
- a CDS encoding acetyl ornithine aminotransferase family protein, with product MDAPHLKTALPGPKAKALIDRDRKVVSPSYTRDYPFVIARGEGATVEDVDGNVFLDCAAGIAVNSTGHAHPTVVAAIVDQAQKFLHMSGTDFYYEPQVRLGEDLASTAPMSGPVRTFYANSGTEANEAAIKLARYHSKRFGVLGFLGSFHGRTLGSLSLTSSKAIQRRGFGPMAPGTYHAPYATCYRCPVGLTPDRCNAECLRFLEEQVLVHLISPDDVAAVLVEPIQGEGGYVVPPKAFHERLRALTKEHGMLLIADEVQSGMGRTGRMWAMEHFGVEPDMVTAAKGIASGLPLGVTLARADVMDWPPGAHASTFGGNPVSCAAAVATIGLLRESLLKNAAEVGAHLIDGLRALMDKHPLIGDVRGKGLMIGVELVRDRVTKERAITERDAVVNEAFMRGMLILGAGKNAVRFSPPLVLTKAQADTAVRLFDETLTAVTSRT from the coding sequence ATGGACGCACCACATCTGAAGACCGCGTTGCCGGGCCCGAAGGCCAAGGCCCTCATCGACCGCGACCGCAAGGTCGTCTCGCCGTCCTACACCCGCGACTACCCGTTCGTCATCGCCCGCGGCGAGGGCGCGACGGTGGAGGACGTGGACGGCAACGTCTTCCTCGACTGCGCGGCGGGTATCGCCGTGAACTCCACCGGGCACGCCCATCCCACCGTGGTGGCGGCCATCGTGGACCAGGCGCAGAAGTTCCTGCACATGTCGGGGACCGACTTCTACTACGAGCCGCAGGTCCGGCTCGGCGAGGATCTGGCCTCCACGGCGCCCATGTCGGGACCGGTGCGCACGTTCTACGCCAACTCCGGCACCGAGGCCAACGAGGCCGCCATCAAGCTCGCGCGCTATCACTCGAAGCGCTTCGGCGTGCTCGGCTTCCTCGGCAGCTTCCACGGCCGCACGCTGGGGTCGCTGTCGCTGACGTCCAGCAAGGCCATTCAGCGCCGGGGGTTCGGCCCGATGGCGCCCGGCACCTACCACGCTCCCTACGCCACCTGCTACCGGTGTCCGGTGGGCCTGACGCCCGACCGCTGCAACGCCGAGTGTCTGCGCTTTCTCGAGGAGCAGGTGCTCGTCCACCTCATCTCGCCCGACGACGTGGCCGCCGTCCTGGTGGAGCCGATCCAGGGCGAGGGCGGCTATGTCGTGCCGCCGAAGGCCTTCCACGAACGGCTGCGCGCGCTCACGAAGGAGCACGGCATGCTCCTCATCGCCGACGAGGTGCAGTCGGGCATGGGCCGCACCGGCCGGATGTGGGCGATGGAGCACTTCGGCGTCGAGCCCGACATGGTGACGGCGGCCAAGGGCATCGCCTCCGGGCTGCCGCTCGGCGTCACGCTGGCCAGGGCCGACGTCATGGACTGGCCGCCCGGGGCGCACGCCAGCACGTTCGGCGGGAACCCGGTGTCGTGCGCGGCGGCCGTGGCGACGATCGGGCTCCTGCGCGAGTCGCTCCTGAAGAACGCGGCCGAAGTCGGCGCGCACCTGATCGACGGCCTGCGGGCGCTCATGGACAAGCACCCCCTCATCGGCGACGTCCGTGGCAAGGGGCTGATGATCGGCGTGGAGCTCGTCCGCGACCGGGTCACGAAGGAACGGGCCATCACCGAGCGGGACGCCGTGGTCAACGAGGCGTTCATGCGGGGGATGCTCATCCTGGGCGCCGGCAAGAACGCCGTCCGGTTCTCGCCGCCGCTCGTCCTGACCAAGGCCCAGGCGGACACCGCCGTGCGGCTCTTCGACGAGACGCTGACCGCCGTCACGAGCCGGACATAA
- the cysS gene encoding cysteine--tRNA ligase — protein sequence MRLYNTMTRQREPFAPADGRCARLYACGLTVYARGHIGNFRSFLALDVLRRTLKYVAGYEVRQVVNFTDVDDKTIAGADREGVPLAAYTERYIEAFREDAATLGLEPSEETPRATDPANIQAMSDMIAALEARGHTYRSDGSIYFKIASMPTYGRLARLDHEGMQAGARVDSDEYGKEDARDFVLWKATKPGEPTWDAGVGPGRPGWHIECSAMALRLLGEPPIDIHAGGIDLVFPHHENEIAQSECATGRTFARFWVHFEHLLVEDQKMSKSLGNVHTIPDVVAKGYRASTLRYLLLSAHYRSRLNFTWVGMAQAEEAIRRWCDFLARLDGVQGSEAHPAIAERVAAGREGFDAAMRDDLNTAAALGELFELIRALNTALDQGGVGAPDLPGIREAFAHFDDVIGVVSLRAREDAAAGVSEDEVERYIAARQEARRRRDFAAADRIRGELLELGVILEDGPTGTRWKRK from the coding sequence ATGCGCCTCTACAACACCATGACCCGGCAACGGGAGCCGTTTGCGCCGGCCGATGGCCGGTGCGCCCGGCTGTATGCGTGCGGCCTCACGGTGTACGCCCGCGGCCACATCGGCAACTTCCGGAGCTTCCTGGCGCTCGACGTGCTCCGGCGCACGTTGAAATACGTGGCCGGCTACGAGGTGCGCCAGGTCGTGAACTTCACCGACGTGGACGACAAGACGATCGCGGGCGCCGACAGGGAAGGCGTGCCGCTGGCCGCCTACACGGAGCGCTACATCGAGGCGTTCCGTGAGGACGCGGCCACGCTCGGGCTGGAGCCGTCGGAGGAGACGCCGCGTGCGACCGACCCGGCCAACATCCAGGCCATGTCGGACATGATCGCGGCGCTCGAGGCCCGGGGCCACACGTATCGGAGCGACGGCTCGATCTACTTCAAGATCGCGTCGATGCCGACCTACGGCCGCCTCGCGCGGCTGGACCACGAAGGCATGCAGGCGGGCGCCCGGGTCGACTCCGACGAGTACGGCAAGGAGGACGCCCGCGACTTCGTCCTGTGGAAGGCCACCAAGCCCGGTGAGCCCACCTGGGACGCCGGGGTGGGCCCGGGCCGACCGGGCTGGCACATCGAGTGCTCGGCCATGGCGCTGCGCCTCCTGGGCGAGCCGCCCATCGACATCCACGCCGGGGGCATCGACCTGGTCTTCCCGCACCACGAGAACGAGATCGCGCAGAGCGAGTGCGCCACCGGGCGCACCTTCGCGCGCTTCTGGGTGCACTTCGAGCACCTCCTGGTCGAGGACCAGAAGATGTCGAAGTCGCTCGGCAACGTGCACACGATTCCCGACGTCGTGGCGAAGGGCTATCGGGCCTCGACGTTGCGCTACCTGCTGCTTTCGGCGCACTACCGGTCGCGCCTGAACTTCACCTGGGTGGGCATGGCCCAGGCGGAGGAGGCCATCCGGCGCTGGTGCGACTTCCTGGCGCGGCTCGACGGGGTGCAGGGAAGCGAGGCGCATCCGGCGATTGCCGAGCGCGTGGCGGCGGGCCGCGAAGGATTCGATGCCGCCATGCGCGACGACCTGAACACGGCGGCCGCGCTCGGGGAGCTCTTCGAGCTGATTCGCGCGCTCAACACCGCCCTGGATCAGGGCGGGGTGGGCGCGCCGGACCTGCCGGGCATCCGCGAGGCGTTCGCGCACTTCGACGACGTCATCGGCGTCGTGTCGCTGCGGGCCCGCGAGGACGCCGCCGCTGGCGTGTCGGAGGACGAGGTCGAGCGCTACATCGCGGCACGCCAGGAGGCCCGGAGGCGGCGCGACTTCGCGGCCGCCGACCGCATCCGCGGCGAGCTCCTGGAACTCGGCGTGATTCTCGAGGACGGCCCGACGGGCACCCGCTGGAAGCGAAAGTAG
- a CDS encoding bifunctional riboflavin kinase/FAD synthetase, translating to MDVVYFPDDPRPPRWMSPVLALGNFDGLHRGHQKIVERIRRSAADRGTAAIVLTFDPHPPRVVRPDKAPPLLMTTRQKLAALDRAGVHGVAVVRFTEALSRWSPDAFVRNVLVDWLRVSEVWVGADFLFGHERAGTFSVLRTLGGQYGFRAEKIDPVRYKEFVVSSTRIRRLVAEGRVDEAGALLGHHYAIEGEVVRGAQRGRTLGFPTANLSTHNELVPPAGVYATAAEIDGARWPAVTNVGVRPTFETAGAVTVETHVLGLDRDLYGAAMSLSFIQRLRDERRFADIDALREQIEADVRRAARLFDNISV from the coding sequence ATGGACGTCGTCTACTTCCCGGACGACCCCCGGCCGCCGCGGTGGATGAGCCCGGTGCTCGCGCTGGGCAACTTCGACGGGCTGCACCGCGGCCACCAGAAGATCGTCGAGCGCATCCGGCGCAGCGCGGCCGACCGGGGCACGGCGGCCATCGTCCTGACGTTCGATCCCCACCCCCCGCGCGTCGTACGGCCGGACAAGGCGCCGCCGCTGCTCATGACCACGCGGCAGAAGCTGGCCGCGCTCGACCGGGCCGGCGTCCACGGCGTGGCCGTGGTCCGCTTCACCGAGGCGCTCTCGCGGTGGTCCCCGGACGCGTTCGTGCGCAACGTGCTGGTCGACTGGCTGCGCGTGTCGGAGGTGTGGGTCGGGGCGGACTTCCTCTTCGGCCACGAGCGGGCGGGCACCTTCTCCGTCCTCCGGACCCTGGGCGGCCAGTATGGCTTCCGGGCCGAGAAGATCGATCCGGTGCGCTACAAGGAGTTCGTCGTGTCGAGCACGCGCATCCGCCGCCTGGTGGCGGAGGGCCGCGTGGACGAGGCCGGCGCGCTCCTGGGACACCACTACGCCATCGAGGGCGAGGTGGTGCGGGGCGCGCAGCGCGGCCGCACGCTGGGGTTCCCAACGGCCAACCTTTCGACCCACAATGAGTTGGTGCCGCCCGCGGGTGTGTACGCGACGGCCGCCGAGATCGACGGCGCCCGGTGGCCGGCCGTGACCAACGTGGGCGTGCGTCCCACGTTCGAAACGGCGGGGGCGGTCACGGTCGAGACCCACGTGCTCGGGCTCGACCGGGACCTCTACGGCGCGGCGATGTCGCTGAGCTTCATCCAGCGGCTGCGCGACGAGCGGCGCTTCGCCGACATCGACGCGCTCAGGGAGCAGATCGAGGCGGACGTGCGCCGCGCGGCGCGGCTGTTCGACAACATCTCGGTATGA
- a CDS encoding MBL fold metallo-hydrolase: MPAARVTFLGTGTSHGVPMIGCRCDVCRSTDVRDRRLRPSILIAVEDGPAVLVDTATDLRQQALSFGVTRVDAVLFTHAHADHVMGMDELRRFNVMNGRRLPMFANARTAGEIRRIFSYAFEPPAVPGGGVPDLSLTEIDGPFHVLGLRVEPVPVLHGPQEILGFRVGRFAYLTDCNAIPDRSLAMLEGLDVLVLDALRRRPHPTHFSLDQAVDVAGRLGAGRTYFTHICHDLPHAATNAALPATMALAYDGQVLDLPDVPWVAPEMPDEGRA, from the coding sequence ATGCCGGCGGCGCGGGTGACGTTCCTCGGCACCGGCACGTCTCACGGGGTGCCCATGATCGGCTGCCGCTGCGACGTGTGCCGCTCGACCGACGTGCGCGACCGGCGGCTCCGGCCGTCGATCCTGATCGCGGTGGAGGACGGGCCGGCCGTGCTCGTCGACACGGCGACGGACCTCCGGCAACAGGCGCTGAGCTTCGGAGTCACGCGCGTGGACGCCGTGCTCTTCACCCACGCCCACGCCGATCACGTCATGGGCATGGACGAGTTGCGACGCTTCAACGTGATGAACGGCCGCCGGCTGCCGATGTTCGCGAACGCCCGCACGGCCGGCGAGATCCGGCGCATCTTCAGCTACGCCTTCGAACCCCCCGCCGTGCCCGGCGGCGGCGTCCCGGACCTGTCGCTCACCGAGATCGACGGGCCGTTCCACGTGCTCGGGCTTCGCGTCGAGCCCGTGCCCGTCCTGCACGGTCCCCAGGAGATCCTGGGCTTCCGCGTGGGCCGCTTCGCGTATCTCACGGACTGCAACGCGATTCCCGACAGGTCGCTGGCCATGCTCGAGGGCCTGGACGTCCTGGTGCTGGACGCGCTCCGGCGCCGGCCGCACCCGACGCATTTCTCCCTCGACCAGGCGGTGGACGTGGCCGGGCGCCTCGGCGCGGGGCGGACCTACTTCACGCACATCTGTCACGACCTGCCGCACGCCGCCACCAACGCGGCCCTGCCGGCGACGATGGCGCTGGCCTACGACGGGCAGGTGCTGGACCTGCCCGACGTGCCCTGGGTCGCGCCCGAGATGCCGGACGAAGGGCGGGCGTGA
- a CDS encoding DUF1844 domain-containing protein: MAESSPPPDARVSFLAFLYSLAGSAAVHFGDVADPQTGEKRPPNLEQASHVIDVMVMLEQKTKGNLTNEERQFLDQALYELRMRFVALRGAGGTS, translated from the coding sequence GTGGCCGAATCGTCCCCGCCCCCCGACGCCCGCGTCTCCTTCCTCGCGTTCCTCTACTCGCTGGCGGGCAGCGCCGCGGTCCACTTCGGCGACGTCGCCGATCCGCAGACCGGCGAGAAGCGGCCGCCGAACCTCGAGCAGGCGAGCCACGTCATCGACGTGATGGTGATGCTCGAGCAGAAGACCAAGGGCAATCTGACGAACGAGGAACGGCAGTTCCTCGACCAGGCGCTCTACGAGCTGCGGATGCGGTTCGTCGCGCTCAGGGGCGCCGGCGGGACGAGCTGA
- the mazG gene encoding nucleoside triphosphate pyrophosphohydrolase: protein MRVMRALRAPGGCPWDREQTLQSLRPYVLEETYELLDAIDGGDLDGLREELGDFLYEAVFLAQIAEEAGHFSIADAVEGIARKLVRRHPHVFLPDGTPLAEAPPALSSDDVVRSWEDLKAAERGAAGQAPKTILSGVPRSLPALLGAYEMTARAATVGFDWVTADAVLEKVDEELAEIREVLDAPSPDRDALEAEVGDWLFACANYARKLGVEPEAALRRAGDRFKARFTAMETRSADAGRRLRDLSLDEQNALWDAVKRDGAGPSRSEGT, encoded by the coding sequence GTGCGCGTCATGCGCGCGCTGCGCGCGCCCGGCGGCTGTCCGTGGGACCGCGAGCAGACGCTGCAGTCGCTGCGTCCATACGTCCTCGAGGAGACCTACGAGCTGCTCGACGCGATCGACGGCGGCGACCTGGACGGTCTCCGCGAGGAGCTCGGCGACTTCCTGTACGAAGCGGTCTTCCTCGCACAGATCGCCGAAGAGGCCGGCCACTTCTCCATCGCGGACGCCGTCGAGGGCATCGCGCGGAAGCTGGTGCGGCGGCACCCGCACGTGTTCCTCCCGGACGGAACCCCGCTCGCCGAGGCCCCGCCCGCGCTGTCCTCCGACGACGTCGTCCGCTCGTGGGAGGACCTCAAGGCCGCCGAGCGCGGCGCCGCCGGCCAGGCGCCGAAGACGATCCTCTCCGGCGTGCCGCGCTCGCTGCCGGCGCTGCTCGGGGCGTACGAGATGACGGCGCGCGCGGCCACGGTCGGGTTCGACTGGGTCACGGCTGACGCCGTCCTCGAGAAGGTGGACGAGGAGCTCGCAGAGATCCGCGAAGTGCTCGACGCGCCCTCCCCCGACCGCGACGCGCTCGAAGCCGAGGTGGGCGACTGGCTGTTTGCGTGCGCCAACTACGCCCGGAAGCTGGGCGTCGAGCCGGAGGCGGCGCTCCGCCGGGCGGGCGACCGCTTCAAGGCACGGTTCACGGCGATGGAGACCAGGAGCGCGGACGCGGGACGGCGGCTGCGCGATCTGTCGCTCGACGAACAGAACGCGCTCTGGGACGCGGTGAAGCGCGACGGCGCGGGCCCGTCCCGCTCGGAGGGGACATGA
- a CDS encoding VOC family protein produces MTTIDSLVSAFETGRLTRRQLVQGLAALVAAGTPAGAAAQAPPIPALSLNHVSLAVADPEASKQFFQKTFGMPVVSTQGTGINLSLGTSFLGLYKMPNPGRVDHVCFGVDDYDVNAMAARLEAQGIKATIRKDKPEVYFTDPDGIRFQLENKNYRG; encoded by the coding sequence ATGACCACGATCGACTCGCTCGTCTCGGCGTTCGAAACCGGCCGGCTCACCAGGCGGCAGCTCGTGCAGGGGCTGGCCGCCCTCGTCGCGGCAGGCACGCCGGCCGGCGCCGCCGCGCAGGCGCCGCCGATCCCGGCTCTCTCGCTGAATCACGTCTCGCTGGCGGTGGCCGACCCCGAGGCATCGAAGCAGTTCTTCCAAAAGACGTTCGGCATGCCGGTGGTGTCTACGCAGGGCACGGGCATCAACCTGTCGCTCGGCACCAGCTTCCTGGGCCTCTACAAGATGCCCAATCCCGGCCGCGTGGATCACGTGTGCTTCGGCGTCGACGACTACGACGTGAATGCCATGGCCGCCAGGCTGGAGGCCCAGGGCATCAAGGCCACCATCCGGAAGGACAAGCCCGAGGTGTACTTCACCGATCCCGACGGGATCCGGTTCCAGCTCGAGAACAAGAACTATCGCGGCTGA
- a CDS encoding DNA internalization-related competence protein ComEC/Rec2 encodes MSHLPVWLASAWVAGVAAGAVDPSWSTIAGAAAAAAWLALWAAWHAGRGRIMPALAAVALGGLGVEAGAQGLRQATSPSLVQALEQAGLLPPSSGRAVAAVHLEGRLLADAQPSAYATVLRVAAETLQTPGGVRQPVAGAVTLAVTGVEATRVRGDWRAGRRLSVVAFLRRPASARNVGAPGAVREAARRRAALVGTVKSGLVVQTVARGSWVSEAAAAVRARARLAIARASGADAGEAAAVGTAVLIGDRAGLSAELQDRLQRAGTFHVIAISGGNIALWAVLASWLAGRVTARRAAALGATGAAVVAYAYVVGGGASVLRASGMAVVGVTARWLDQRAAAVNVLAATSSVLVAADPLVVADVGFWLTTAATAGLVIGLPGDRPASRAVAWARALFLTSVAAETALLPIVASVFQQVSVAGLVASAVAVPAMAVVQVAALAAVLADAVAPPVAWVAGGVLRAATFLVTESARVVDLAPWLAWKVPPPSLGAVAAYYAALAAWLWARTRLDSSRARHVRRAGAVAVGLAAAWVAVSPLTLVPGAPGHLEMTMLDVGQGDAVYVAFPNGRRMLVDAGGLLAGGGDLGARVVGPALRALGVRRLDYLVVSHPDADHLGGAAAVAREFRPAEVWTGIDVAGHAPTARLRQEAARAGASWREVRRGDRLHVGGVVLTVRHPERPEWERARVRNDDSVVCELIYGGVRIVLSGDAGRAVEEALSQDLDDASRFTVLKVAHHGSDSASARSWLERLRPTIALVSAGPANPFGHPAPAVLARLAAVGASVWRTDLDGAITVTTDGVDVAVRSATGRQAAFATQPR; translated from the coding sequence GTGTCTCATTTGCCGGTGTGGCTCGCGTCGGCCTGGGTGGCCGGCGTGGCCGCGGGCGCCGTGGATCCGTCCTGGTCGACGATCGCCGGCGCGGCGGCGGCTGCGGCGTGGCTGGCGCTGTGGGCGGCGTGGCATGCCGGCCGCGGACGCATCATGCCCGCGCTCGCGGCCGTGGCGCTGGGCGGCCTCGGAGTCGAGGCGGGCGCCCAGGGCCTGCGGCAGGCGACGTCGCCCAGTCTGGTCCAGGCGCTCGAGCAGGCGGGCCTGCTGCCGCCCTCGAGCGGCCGGGCGGTGGCCGCCGTGCACCTGGAAGGCCGGCTTCTCGCCGATGCCCAGCCCTCGGCGTACGCGACCGTGCTTCGGGTGGCCGCGGAGACCCTGCAAACCCCCGGCGGCGTCCGCCAGCCGGTGGCAGGGGCCGTGACCCTCGCGGTGACCGGCGTCGAGGCGACGCGCGTCCGCGGCGACTGGCGTGCCGGACGGCGGCTGTCAGTCGTGGCCTTCCTCCGGCGACCGGCGAGCGCGAGGAATGTCGGCGCGCCCGGTGCGGTGCGCGAGGCCGCCCGTCGCCGGGCCGCGCTCGTGGGCACCGTCAAGAGCGGGCTGGTCGTCCAGACGGTGGCGCGCGGGTCCTGGGTGAGCGAGGCCGCGGCCGCGGTCCGCGCACGAGCCCGCCTGGCGATCGCCCGGGCGTCGGGCGCGGACGCCGGGGAGGCGGCCGCCGTCGGCACCGCCGTGCTCATCGGCGATCGCGCCGGCCTGTCGGCCGAACTCCAGGACCGGCTCCAGCGGGCGGGCACGTTCCACGTCATCGCGATCTCCGGCGGCAACATCGCGCTGTGGGCGGTGCTGGCGTCGTGGCTGGCCGGCCGCGTGACGGCCCGCCGCGCCGCGGCGCTCGGGGCGACGGGGGCGGCGGTGGTCGCCTACGCCTATGTCGTCGGGGGCGGGGCCTCGGTGCTGCGCGCCAGCGGCATGGCCGTCGTGGGCGTGACGGCACGCTGGCTCGATCAGCGCGCGGCGGCCGTGAACGTCCTGGCGGCCACGAGTAGCGTCCTCGTCGCGGCCGATCCCCTCGTGGTCGCGGACGTCGGATTCTGGCTGACGACCGCCGCGACGGCGGGTCTCGTCATCGGGCTGCCCGGCGATCGGCCCGCGTCGCGCGCCGTCGCCTGGGCCCGCGCCTTGTTCCTCACGTCCGTCGCGGCGGAGACGGCGCTCCTCCCGATCGTGGCGTCCGTTTTCCAGCAGGTGAGCGTGGCGGGACTCGTCGCGTCCGCCGTGGCGGTGCCGGCGATGGCCGTCGTCCAGGTGGCGGCCCTCGCCGCCGTCCTCGCGGACGCCGTGGCCCCTCCGGTCGCCTGGGTGGCTGGCGGCGTCCTGCGCGCCGCGACGTTCCTGGTCACCGAGTCGGCGCGTGTCGTGGACCTGGCGCCGTGGCTCGCCTGGAAGGTGCCGCCGCCGTCGCTCGGCGCGGTCGCCGCCTACTACGCCGCGCTGGCCGCGTGGCTGTGGGCGCGCACCCGCCTCGACTCCTCCCGCGCCCGGCACGTCCGCCGCGCGGGCGCCGTCGCCGTGGGGCTCGCGGCGGCCTGGGTCGCCGTCTCGCCGCTCACCCTCGTGCCAGGCGCCCCGGGGCATCTCGAGATGACGATGCTCGACGTCGGGCAGGGCGACGCGGTCTACGTGGCCTTCCCGAACGGCAGGCGCATGCTCGTGGACGCGGGAGGCCTGCTGGCGGGCGGGGGCGACCTCGGGGCGCGGGTGGTCGGCCCGGCGCTCAGGGCGCTGGGCGTGCGGCGTCTCGACTACCTCGTGGTCTCACATCCGGACGCGGACCACCTCGGAGGTGCCGCCGCCGTCGCCAGGGAATTCCGGCCGGCCGAGGTGTGGACGGGCATCGACGTGGCCGGGCATGCACCCACGGCGAGGCTGCGGCAGGAAGCGGCGCGGGCCGGCGCGTCGTGGCGGGAGGTGCGCCGTGGCGATCGGTTGCACGTGGGCGGCGTGGTCCTGACGGTGCGTCATCCGGAACGTCCGGAGTGGGAGCGGGCGCGCGTCCGGAACGACGATTCCGTCGTCTGCGAGCTGATCTACGGCGGCGTGCGGATCGTCCTCAGCGGGGACGCGGGCCGGGCGGTGGAGGAGGCGCTGTCCCAGGACCTCGACGACGCGTCGCGCTTCACCGTCCTGAAGGTCGCCCATCACGGCAGCGACAGCGCCAGCGCGCGGTCGTGGCTCGAACGCCTCCGTCCGACGATCGCCCTGGTGAGCGCGGGCCCGGCCAACCCGTTCGGCCACCCGGCGCCGGCCGTGCTGGCCCGCCTGGCGGCCGTGGGGGCGTCGGTCTGGCGCACGGACCTCGACGGCGCCATCACCGTGACCACCGACGGCGTGGACGTGGCCGTGCGGAGCGCGACGGGACGGCAGGCCGCCTTCGCGACTCAGCCGCGATAG